A genomic window from Lotus japonicus ecotype B-129 chromosome 1, LjGifu_v1.2 includes:
- the LOC130732611 gene encoding uncharacterized protein LOC130732611, with translation MQKISSDKDLGCWDVFLKTHRYKKDPTKFVSPVAEQIAADYERSVTVRDSQENVEGANKKSDDDIYLEVVGGVNTKGRIYGLGQLAEKYKRSATTVDISLSEHETMRHLVSKLSYENAMLKDQMKSYDEKFEFMQRFIIERTSQCPSTSANPPTNQQNPDDGDDDNEFED, from the exons ATGCAGAAAATTTCAAGTGACAAGGATCTAGGTTGTTGGGATGTATTTCTGAAGACCCATCGATATAAAAAAGATCCCACAAAGTTTGTCTCCCCAGTAGCAGAACAAATTGCA GCTGATTATGAAAGAAGTGTTACTGTACGAGACTCACAAGAGAATGTTGAAGGTGCCAACAAAAAATCTGATGATGATATCTACTTGGAGGTTGTTGGAGGTGTGAACACAAAGGGGAGGATATATGGATTGGGGCAACTAGCTGAAAAATATAAACGTTCTGCAACAACTGTTGACATCTCACTTTCAGAGCATGAGACCATGAGGCATCTTGTTTCTAAATTATCATATGAAAATGCGATGCTTAAGGATCAAATGAAGAGTTATGATGAGAAGTTTGAATTCATGCAGAGATTCATCATTGAGAGAACCAGTCAATGTCCTTCAACCTCTGCTAATCCACCTACCAACCAGCAGAatccagatgatggtgatgatgataatgAGTTTGAAGATTAG
- the LOC130724112 gene encoding uncharacterized protein LOC130724112: MEDNGCRGFGRGRGGGNARGRGGGRIRGRGKGKGMEQPTLPSPSQPPQSITSSPSNHDSTTESLHTPTTLSPLRNSVDSTSTHDSTCVHGPNATVDANGKLLVRLVEGKKFESKISREVTKCIKSKFEGAWIRYGDVKRENKALTDVWFGEFKKRCSWPPEQELAVRKAFDQKASSQLSDALYRVRAGQDQGTWIPSEYHAELEEKWKDKNWKEKAKKNSANRKSSDRPLHTGGSITTSEHLKRMI, encoded by the exons ATGGAAGACAATGGTTGTAGAGGTTTTGGTAGAGGAAGAGGGGGAGGTAATGCTAGAGGAAGAGGGGGGGGTAGAATTAGGGGAAGAGGGAAAGGCAAAGGTATGGAGCAGCCGACACTGCCTTCTCCATCCCAACCTCCTCAATCAATCACTTCTAGTCCTAGCAATCATGATTCCACTACAGAGAGCCTGCATACTCCAACAACGCTTAGTCCCTTGCGCAATTCTGTAGATTCCACTTCTACTCATGATTCCACTTGTGTACATGGTCCAAATGCCACTGTTGATGCTAATGGAAAACTTCTGGTCCGTTTAGTAGAAGGAAAAAA GTTTGAGTCTAAAATATCCCGTGAAGTTACGAAGTGCATaaaaagtaagtttgaaggGGCTTGGATACGTTATGGGGATGTGAAGCGAGAAAACAAAGCTTTGACCGACGTGTGGTTTGGTGAATTTAAG AAAAGGTGTAGTTGGCCTCCTGAGCAAGAGTTAGCAGTACGCAAAGCATTTGATCAAAAAGCTAGTAGTCAACTATCAGACGCATTGTATAGGGTCCGGGCAGGgcaagatcaaggaacttgGATTCCTAGTGAGTATCATGCTGAATTGGAAGAAAAATGGAAGGATAAAAATTGGAAGGAGaaggcaaaaaaaaattctgcaaATAGAAAATCATCCGATCGACCACTACATACTGGAGGATCAATCACAACATCTGAGCACCTTAAGAGAATG ATTTAG